One segment of Panicum virgatum strain AP13 chromosome 3K, P.virgatum_v5, whole genome shotgun sequence DNA contains the following:
- the LOC120698098 gene encoding uncharacterized protein LOC120698098, protein MPTLNQKKRMPISLIVGDSLYAMDTFPRPSDAKCFEAFTHGPASSNLFSTLDWHWHSLPPLPYVFEPGYELPNSYIRSYTVVRHSDILVSAKDIGTYSFDIVSRAWSKIGDWVLPFSGRAEYIPEYDLWFGLSSYDDNNLLCTSDLSAASELKPPMLRHIWEDNLKPPQDWVRGLAYAVHLGSGKFCIARFFETPEEDPCEGGSGFIHWGCERFVVLIGVEVERCGEDGGGIRMITHRSKRYRLPNSKLPALVL, encoded by the coding sequence ATGCCCACCCTGAACCAGAAAAAGAGGATGCCTATCTCCCTCATAGTTGGGGACAGTCTCTACGCCATGGACACATTCCCTCGGCCATCTGACGCCAAATGCTTTGAGGCCTTCACTCACGGCCCTGCTTCTAGCAATCTGTTCAGCACACTGGACTGGCACTGGCACTCTCTACCGCCGCTGCCGTATGTATTTGAGCCAGGCTACGAGCTGCCTAACAGCTACATCAGATCCTACACGGTGGTCCGACATTCAGACATCCTTGTTTCTGCCAAGGACATCGGAACCTATTCCTTTGATATAGTGAGTCGAGCGTGGAGCAAGATCGGTGACTGGGTGTTGCCATTCTCCGGCCGTGCCGAGTACATCCCAGAGTATGATCTCTGGTTCGGCCTCTCATCATATGATGACAACAACCTGTTGTGCACGTCAGACCTGTCCGCTGCCTCAGAGCTCAAGCCGCCAATGCTGCGCCACATCTGGGAGGACAATCTCAAACCCCCTCAGGATTGGGTCAGAGGATTGGCCTACGCGGTGCACCTAGGGTCTGGCAAGTTTTGCATTGCCAGGTTCTTTGAAACGCCGGAGGAAGATCCGTGTGAAGGTGGCTCGGGCTTCATCCACTGGGGATGTGAGAGATTTGTTGTGCTCATCGGTGTGGAGGTGGAGCGCTGTGGCGAGGATGGTGGAGGGATCAGGATGATCACACACAGGTCCAAACGTTACAGGTTGCCGAATAGTAAGTTGCCCGCTTTGGTACTCTGA